ACGTCTAACTTTAAAGAGcacatgcaaaacaaatgaGCAGGTGTTAGTTTTCCACACTTAAATGCAAAGAAGTATACTTTATATGTAAAGTAAGTTCTTAACACAAATTTATTCCTGTAGAACAAAAGATTTCCATATGACAGGTGTTTACTGTGTGACTGatgatgtctttctttctttctttctttctttctttccttttcatttagAACGTATTTGCTTGACTACATCATTTGTGTGTGAATTTAATTAATggtgattttttaaaataaaaaaattttaacccttaacccgagtgtatcgcagacgacacatttgcgcaagcgcactttgcattaccgtaattacacaacggtttgtgctatttaTTAAAGTGTAAATTAAGAAGTTGCACTTTAAAGCCAACTATGGTTATTACGGTTGCAGGATgtggcaaatcagcgtctttgtcaccagagaggagagagttggaaaaacattcaattacattttttggcctgtttttggacattgagacaaagactcaaatgaacgttattttaaacatgtgttactgttcaaatttcgaatttaacatgcaaaatctgttgttcttgtgcaactgcagtgtttgtttctaaATTAAActtgggcaaaagcacttactcacaggccATTTTCTGgtgcttttatggttaaaatagcGAGCATAAcagatattcatttatatttcaaatgtatgtaaaataatgtccttttttattttttgacattgtTGATGAATACTGCGTTTCCCATAATACTGGGAAACGCAGAACTGGTTCTTGCCATTGTGATGCTGCATagagaggatggatggatgggtctGAGGAAGGctttttggatgacttactataaTTGCcttagaaaatggatgaatacCATCATGAGTGGAGCCTGTTAATGCTTCTCATACATACATTGTGCCTTTCGGTCTCTTTGAGCGTCTTTGAGAGAAAATGGTTGGACAAACTCTCACCTTTTAGACTCTAAAGTCATTTGCTTTCCTGTCAGTGCACCTTGACGACTgctgtcactcagtcactcaagcCCCTGTGCGCACAAAAACCACTCCATCTCCATCACATGTCAGTGTCACTCTGCAGGCAAATGAGTTTGTCTTCTCGTTTTTCAGCTGTTGCGTGACAGTGATGAATTCGTTGGAGCCACATATATTTTCCACGTCTCTTTTCTTCCGTCTCCCCTTTTCCCCCTCCATTCCCTCTCTTCCTTCAGGTGAGCACACACTCTGAAAACACGCGCTGAACCATCGACTGTTGAACTAAACTATACTCTCTTTATTAAGCTTTTATGGCAGTTTCATTAATATACAACAAACAGCAAAATAACTATCTCCAATCCTGCAAGAACATGTAAagtgcttcttttcttttctttttctaaatgaGTGTTTCTACTTGTGTGCTACTGACACAAAAGTCTCATGTTTAGAGTGTAAAGTAAAGCAACAATAAAGGGAGTTTATGATGTAAATGCTCACATTGTCCAGATGGTTAAGAAAGgtttaggtttaaaaaaaaaaaaagcattttcctCCGTTTCCTCACTCAATATGTACAAACCAGTGCCTGACAAGTCTGCGTTCCCTGATAAATCTTAGTTCTTAGTTCTTATACTCATTGTGTgtacaatgtttttaaaatgacacattccCATGATTTAATGAGTACTATGTTCTTAAACCCATTTGAGGCTTGAATCGACAGGATGTTAAACCAGTATAACCATCAACCACAACAAACGTTATAAAAGTGACAAACGATAGAATGACTTAAATGAGTTTAAATCCATAGGAACAGCACAGAATAGGTTCCATTCCAGTCCAACAGTAGCACTTTATCTCACACAGTGTGTTCGCTTCACAGAGATCCTTATGGTCAGTAATAAAAACAGAGCTGAAATGTCacctaaaacctttttttttacaaagtcaCACAAGGATCTGGACTAAAAGGACTGGCAAAAATATCCTTTAAGTACTGTTCCATTAAAGTGTACATTAGATTATCTCTGATAGGGATTCATTTACACAATAAATATAAAgcgtatttatttaaaaagctgCTGAAACACTTCTCCACTCAtgagtttaaagtttaattgaattaatACAACTCCCTGTGTCCCTTTGTTAACATGAGGCATCCTTGTAATTTCTCTCTGTAGAATTCCATGTGCAGtatctgcagcagcaacagctgtTCGACAAAAAGTTCCAAACTCCAAAATCAAGTCCAAACTGTAAGTGCAGTAAAACACCGCTGCACGTGCTCCGGCAGCATGTCCATTCCTGAACTTCCCCTTCATGTTTGCTTCACATCTTTGCATTTGCAGCCGTCTGTGGGAGAAAACAGGGGTTAAGAAAAGACGCCCTGTGTTTTAAGACAAAACACTTTATTCCTGTCTTCTTTACAAACAGGACGGACAGAAGTTTAAAGACACAGCTACTGCCATGGCCGCTGTGGTATGGGGTTGGGGTTTGGGTAAATGGGTGCTGGTGCCGGGTGGGAGTAGACCGGCACAGCCGTATTGGGGTTTGGCGGGTACGTCGGGGTTGGGTACTGCGCCATGACGTGAGGCTGGCTGTTGGTGGCTGCGTGTACAGGTGAGGAGGCGGCAGACGAGGAGGACCCGAGGTGGAGGTAGAGAGGAGCGGATGGCGCCGATGGGGCGGAGGGCGCCGTGGGAGTCGGGACCCTCTGCAGGACCACGTGCGGGTACAGCTGAGACTCGGAGCGGTAGAGTCCGGGCAGGGAGGCTTTCAGCAGACTCTCCTGACTCCTGTGtcacagagagacggagaacGTCATGTGCACAACTCATGGCAGCTGCAGACCTTCATTTTAGTATTAATAGAACTGCAGCCGTGTGGAAACAAAGCAAATTTTGCCTCAAATACTTCGAAGCTATACGCCACTTTACAAAAACCGACATGGCACATGTGCAACACCTTAGCAAAATGCtaaattgtaataaaaaaaatctaaaatctagATGGAGTGTGGGTATTTCACCTCTGATATCCTCTGTTCTCATATCCACTGAGGCCTCCTGTCAGGTAGAGGGGGCTGTCTGGAGCCAGACGGGGGTTCATCCTCTGTGACAGGTGGAAGATCTTAGGAGGAGGGAAGGATTCCCACGCACCCTCCTCTCTGTCCAGCCAGCACTCGCTGCGACGGGCTGAGTGTTTCTCTCTGCgcctgtggagacacagagagagaacctCATCAGCTGACTGGTCTTTATCCAAGAGAACAAACAAAGTATGTAATCGGTGCAATCATGTGCTGGGCTAAAATGAACCATCACTTTTGGCGTCTACCTGCTCCGTCCCTCCCTCTTGGCCCGGTCACGGCCGGATCGTTCTTGCAGGCAGCAGATGAGGAAGGACAAGGACATGGCGAGGATGACGATGCCACTCACCACTGAGGCGAGCACGGCCACTCTCAGGCCACGGTCCTCTGGTCTGGGGATCGCTAATGGTAGGGAAAACGACTCGGGTTTAGAGACTTAGATGACACAAATCGGACTTGGTTTTAAGacccacagacacaacaaactttgtttttcaatcttttaatcctgagaaagcacagactcgGCGACCCCAGTCGAGACCAgtcaggaccacacacttggcgtttaatcaaacgatttcagggaggagattccgggggatttgggatctcacagaaacttgtgtGATTAATGTGACTCCAGAACGTAAGCAGACACGGAGGCGGACCATCTTCAGTCAGTCTGTGATACATCTTGAAAGACACATTAAACAAGCAAATCATACAGGtttgtcctctttctcttcACATTCATCCTCGTCGCACTGTGGGCAGCGCGGTCagctcgctctcattggttagtgcggggttctgctcacgcccctcTCGCTATTCTGTTGTAAATATCAAACGTCTTTATCGGGAAGACTCTTGATGACGTTAAAATCCGgtctgttaacccctcacactacaggatgaTTTGGCCAGGTAATGtgttcaaatcagcctgaaATCTAAAGTCACCCAAGATTGTCGGAAGGGCCAGATTGGGTGTGGgacaggatttatttattttttggaaaatgttggAGGCTCCCATTTGTCATTTCGGCCCCTACCACTTTTCCT
This Solea solea chromosome 3, fSolSol10.1, whole genome shotgun sequence DNA region includes the following protein-coding sequences:
- the zgc:162331 gene encoding sushi domain-containing protein 3 gives rise to the protein MSPKVACTNQSTSSSSHLWMLLLLLLLLLFEPLLCALVLGEGSTLSTQDTQSNNTESLPEEWTGTTIQLQPDLQTEAEIPTEALTEALTEALTEALTEALTGTVAEIQTQSITSNYTGLSCTPVLPPRRGSFYVEGGTGVSIGSVLAFWCREGYQLVGSDKIYCSIRKGKPQWSNYLPVCEAIPRPEDRGLRVAVLASVVSGIVILAMSLSFLICCLQERSGRDRAKREGRSRRREKHSARRSECWLDREEGAWESFPPPKIFHLSQRMNPRLAPDSPLYLTGGLSGYENRGYQRSQESLLKASLPGLYRSESQLYPHVVLQRVPTPTAPSAPSAPSAPLYLHLGSSSSAASSPVHAATNSQPHVMAQYPTPTYPPNPNTAVPVYSHPAPAPIYPNPNPIPQRPWQ